The proteins below are encoded in one region of Tsuneonella sp. CC-YZS046:
- a CDS encoding TonB-dependent receptor yields the protein MAKSTSIPSFLALGCVSAMAFTSGAHAQDSGETQRLGGVTVTDTAIDESEVKAERAASPKYTAPLLDTPQTITVITNKSIQQQNLLTLRDVLQTVPGITFGAGEGGFGYGDRIILRGQDAKNDVTIDGVRSSAFLNRNETYNIEQIEVTNGANSVYSGGGSVAGTINLVTKKPLADDQTVVSAGIGTDDYYRGTVDANLRLNELIAIRLNAVYHENDVPGRDVEFYERWGVAPAITIGIDNPTNLTLQYEHLDDKGMPQYGLRYYANLGGYLSDFDRSGYYGFANLDQQNSKTNALQAIFSHEFSDSINIRNLTRYEKIKQNTITSQPTGTFCLASTGKQPGTFAVPPVEAACPATIPEGYYLPTGGRGVQRLITNETLYNQFDISADFDTGGIAHSLVLGASALWEDYSQNQGTLPRNADGSTPAFPLVNIANPGEIVQGPAGFTYGSNVYTGPINFIRTSYNRGERKAFAAYLFDTMKFGEMFELNGGIRYEHAKGHNSTISYVTTAGAPNLGDVNTTTGPFRNSDNLFSYRIGAVFKPTPDTSLYIATGTSKNPSQAAVDGACSAANCNLKPETTKNYEVGAKADLFGKRLLVSAAWFRNDRDSIRINSNDPTLPDQRLDGKQRVEGISLGASGNITENWTISANYMYLKSKIRQGVSDFCIDNPGATGCNNSATFPDPTRGYALTNTPKHSGSLFTTYRFPFGLELGYGITYQGKYLLNQPTLAQLVADQYVGYYVPSYTIHRFMASYPITERLTAQVNVQNFTNEKYVTTVRNQLGGSWAQPAPTRSAVLSVNYTF from the coding sequence ATGGCAAAATCCACATCGATTCCTTCCTTCCTCGCGCTGGGCTGCGTCAGCGCAATGGCCTTCACGAGCGGCGCCCATGCGCAGGATTCCGGCGAAACCCAGCGGCTCGGCGGCGTGACCGTGACCGACACCGCGATCGATGAATCCGAGGTCAAGGCTGAACGCGCCGCGTCGCCGAAATACACCGCGCCGCTGCTCGACACGCCGCAGACGATCACCGTCATCACCAACAAGAGCATCCAGCAGCAGAATCTGCTGACGCTGCGCGACGTGCTGCAGACCGTGCCGGGCATCACCTTCGGCGCGGGCGAGGGCGGCTTCGGCTATGGCGACCGCATCATCCTGCGCGGCCAGGACGCGAAGAACGACGTCACCATCGATGGCGTGCGCAGCTCTGCCTTCCTCAACCGCAACGAAACCTACAACATCGAGCAGATCGAGGTCACCAACGGCGCCAATTCGGTTTACAGCGGCGGCGGCTCGGTGGCGGGCACGATCAACCTCGTCACCAAGAAGCCGCTGGCCGACGACCAGACCGTCGTCAGCGCCGGCATCGGCACGGACGATTACTATCGCGGCACTGTCGACGCCAATCTGCGCCTCAACGAGCTGATCGCGATTCGCCTCAACGCCGTCTATCACGAAAACGACGTCCCGGGCCGCGATGTGGAATTCTACGAGCGCTGGGGCGTGGCGCCCGCGATCACCATCGGCATCGACAATCCGACCAATCTCACGCTGCAGTACGAGCATCTCGACGACAAGGGCATGCCGCAATACGGCCTGCGCTATTATGCCAATCTCGGCGGTTACCTGTCCGATTTCGACCGCAGCGGCTATTACGGCTTCGCCAACCTCGACCAGCAGAACTCGAAGACCAACGCGCTGCAGGCGATCTTCAGCCATGAATTCAGCGACAGCATCAATATCCGCAACCTGACGCGCTACGAGAAGATCAAGCAGAACACCATAACCAGCCAGCCCACCGGCACCTTCTGCCTGGCCTCCACCGGCAAGCAGCCCGGAACCTTCGCCGTTCCCCCGGTCGAGGCCGCGTGCCCCGCCACCATCCCTGAGGGCTACTATCTGCCCACCGGCGGGCGCGGCGTGCAGCGCCTCATCACCAACGAAACCCTGTACAACCAGTTCGACATCAGCGCCGATTTCGATACCGGCGGCATCGCCCACTCGCTGGTCCTCGGCGCCTCGGCATTGTGGGAGGACTATAGCCAGAACCAGGGCACGCTCCCGCGCAACGCGGACGGCTCGACGCCCGCCTTCCCGCTGGTCAACATCGCCAACCCGGGCGAGATCGTGCAAGGCCCGGCGGGCTTCACCTATGGCAGCAATGTCTATACCGGCCCGATCAACTTCATCCGCACCAGCTATAACCGCGGGGAGCGCAAGGCCTTCGCCGCCTATCTGTTCGACACGATGAAGTTCGGCGAGATGTTCGAGCTAAACGGCGGCATCCGCTACGAGCACGCCAAGGGCCACAACAGCACGATCAGCTATGTGACCACGGCCGGAGCCCCCAATCTGGGCGACGTGAACACCACCACCGGGCCGTTCCGCAACAGCGACAACCTGTTCTCCTACCGCATCGGCGCGGTATTCAAGCCGACGCCCGACACCAGCCTCTACATCGCGACCGGCACGTCGAAGAACCCATCGCAGGCTGCGGTCGACGGCGCCTGCTCGGCCGCGAACTGCAATCTCAAGCCGGAAACGACCAAGAATTACGAGGTCGGCGCCAAGGCCGATCTCTTCGGCAAGAGACTGCTCGTCAGCGCTGCGTGGTTCCGCAACGATCGCGACAGCATCAGGATCAACTCCAACGACCCGACGCTGCCCGACCAGAGGCTGGACGGCAAGCAGCGGGTGGAGGGCATCTCGCTCGGCGCTTCCGGCAACATCACCGAAAACTGGACCATCTCGGCCAACTACATGTATCTGAAGTCCAAGATCCGGCAGGGTGTATCCGACTTCTGCATCGACAATCCGGGCGCCACGGGTTGCAACAACAGCGCCACCTTCCCCGATCCGACCCGGGGCTATGCGCTGACCAACACGCCCAAGCATTCGGGCAGCCTGTTCACGACCTACCGCTTCCCCTTCGGCCTGGAACTGGGCTACGGCATCACTTATCAGGGCAAGTATCTGCTCAACCAGCCCACGCTGGCGCAGCTCGTGGCTGACCAATATGTCGGTTACTACGTGCCCAGCTACACGATCCACCGCTTCATGGCATCCTATCCGATCACGGAACGGCTGACCGCGCAGGTGAACGTGCAGAACTTCACCAATGAGAAATACGTCACCACCGTCCGCAACCAGCTCGGCGGCAGCTGGGCGCAGCCCGCCCCAACCCGCTCGGCGGTGCTCAGCGTGAATTACACCTTCTGA
- a CDS encoding biotin/lipoyl-containing protein, whose product MPGKVISLDVAAGDAVAKGQKLLTLEAMKMEYALVAPFSGVVAQLNVVQGAQVRLEALLMRIEKPE is encoded by the coding sequence ATGCCGGGCAAGGTGATTTCGCTGGATGTGGCGGCGGGCGACGCGGTGGCCAAAGGACAGAAGCTGCTCACGCTGGAAGCCATGAAGATGGAATATGCGCTTGTGGCGCCGTTCAGTGGCGTCGTGGCTCAGTTGAATGTCGTTCAGGGCGCCCAGGTGCGGCTTGAAGCGCTCCTGATGCGGATCGAGAAGCCTGAATAA
- a CDS encoding DUF1476 domain-containing protein, protein MTDFNDRERAEEAKFALDEENTFRIAARRNRLLGQWAAEKMGLNEAETEAYAKAVVQADFEEAGDEDVVRKLIGDLTNAGVEIDEAGVRAALAEKSVEARRQLIGEA, encoded by the coding sequence ATGACCGATTTCAACGATCGTGAGCGCGCCGAAGAAGCCAAGTTCGCGCTGGACGAAGAAAATACATTCCGCATCGCCGCGCGCCGCAACCGCCTGCTGGGGCAATGGGCCGCGGAAAAAATGGGGCTGAACGAAGCGGAAACCGAAGCCTACGCCAAAGCTGTGGTCCAGGCGGACTTCGAGGAAGCAGGCGACGAGGATGTCGTTCGCAAGCTGATCGGCGATCTGACCAATGCCGGGGTCGAGATCGACGAGGCCGGGGTTCGCGCGGCGCTGGCGGAAAAGTCCGTCGAGGCGCGGCGCCAGCTTATCGGCGAAGCGTAA
- a CDS encoding TonB-dependent receptor domain-containing protein, with product MHAVLVLPIALATASISEQSSLPSSGVSAPETIPQGGDSLPDNDEILVIATPWHGMVDTPQAPIMTLDEADIASYGAASLNELLEAVSPQTSSGRGRGEGGPVILLNGQRISSFREIRDIPPEAIRRMEVLPEEVALRYGYSANQRVVNFILKDNYAGKTVAGEYNVPTRGGFTESELEAGLVSINGSRRFNINAKLEDTSMLTEAERHVIQPSGNIPTIASDPDPAAYRSLVDDSRDLTLNGTWSTGLGGEGKGGSLSINTTIARSDARDLLGLNMVRLVAPDGAEALRSLPGALVRKTATTSLQGGVTLNKPLGQWQLTATADASHSDLDTKVAREADTSSLVAAASSGNLDIAGSLPALSPAGFDRTESKNLALNSLVTLSGNPILLPAGNLSLTAKAGLNHTRSDNSGSQAGNIHTILKRDDLSGGINLAIPVSSRKENVLAGAGDISLNLSAGINHLSDFGTLVDWSAGITWSPWEKLNLQASYFVDEAAPSLAQLGNPELLTFNRTVYDFTRGETTLVTIITGGNPDLKREKQRDIKLAATWQLPFLNNSNLIVEYFRNRSDDVTQSFPVLTPAIEAAFPGRIVRDTDGRLVSIDQRPVTFSETRSSRLRWGFNLSGTIGQAQPTAQSRILGDRPPSPGAGGPPAGRPGAGGGQPGGSSGPGGPGGGPRGFGGPGGPGGSGQGRWNVSLYHTVRFSEKVVVAETGPILDLLDGDALSSGGVARHALELEGGTFYKGFGLRLTGSWTAPTRVRSSGAPASSDLRFGSVLILDARLFINFDQQAKVIEKAPFLKGLRLSFEFNNILDSRQKVTDPNGEVPLSYQADYRDPRGRFVGIDLRKMF from the coding sequence TTGCACGCTGTTCTCGTCCTGCCGATCGCTCTGGCAACCGCATCCATATCGGAACAGTCCTCCCTTCCCTCATCGGGGGTTTCGGCGCCGGAAACAATTCCGCAAGGCGGTGACAGCCTGCCGGACAACGATGAAATCCTGGTGATCGCCACTCCCTGGCACGGGATGGTCGACACCCCGCAAGCCCCTATAATGACCCTCGATGAAGCCGATATCGCCTCTTACGGCGCGGCATCGCTCAACGAGCTGCTCGAGGCCGTCAGCCCGCAGACCAGCAGCGGGCGAGGCCGCGGGGAAGGCGGGCCGGTCATCCTGCTGAACGGCCAGCGCATATCCAGCTTCCGGGAAATCCGGGACATTCCGCCGGAAGCGATCCGCCGGATGGAAGTGCTGCCGGAGGAGGTGGCCTTGCGCTACGGCTATTCCGCCAATCAGCGCGTGGTCAATTTCATCCTCAAGGATAATTACGCCGGCAAGACCGTGGCGGGGGAATACAACGTTCCCACGCGCGGCGGCTTTACCGAAAGCGAACTGGAAGCAGGGCTGGTCAGCATCAACGGATCGCGCCGGTTCAATATCAATGCCAAGCTGGAAGACACCTCCATGCTGACCGAGGCGGAGCGCCATGTCATCCAGCCTTCCGGCAATATTCCGACGATTGCATCCGATCCCGATCCGGCCGCCTATCGCAGCCTGGTGGACGACAGCCGCGACCTCACGCTCAACGGCACATGGTCGACCGGGCTGGGCGGAGAAGGGAAAGGCGGCTCGCTCTCCATCAATACGACGATCGCCCGCTCCGACGCGCGCGATCTGCTGGGCCTGAACATGGTCCGCCTGGTGGCGCCGGACGGGGCCGAGGCCTTGCGCAGCCTGCCCGGCGCATTGGTGCGCAAGACGGCGACCACTTCCCTGCAGGGCGGCGTCACGCTCAACAAGCCGCTTGGGCAATGGCAACTCACCGCGACCGCGGACGCCTCGCACAGCGACCTCGACACGAAGGTGGCCCGGGAAGCCGACACCTCTTCCCTCGTTGCAGCCGCATCCTCCGGCAATCTCGACATAGCCGGCTCCCTTCCGGCGCTCTCACCGGCCGGCTTCGACCGCACGGAAAGCAAGAATCTGGCGCTCAATTCTCTCGTCACGCTGTCGGGGAACCCGATCCTGCTGCCAGCCGGAAATCTGTCGCTGACGGCAAAGGCCGGGCTGAATCACACGCGCTCCGACAACAGCGGCAGCCAGGCGGGGAACATTCACACCATCCTCAAGCGCGACGATCTTTCCGGGGGAATCAATCTCGCGATCCCGGTCTCCAGCCGCAAGGAAAACGTCCTGGCTGGCGCGGGCGACATTTCCCTCAATCTCAGCGCCGGCATAAACCATCTGTCGGACTTCGGAACGCTGGTCGACTGGAGCGCGGGGATCACCTGGTCGCCCTGGGAAAAGCTCAATCTGCAGGCCAGCTATTTCGTCGACGAAGCGGCGCCCAGCCTGGCCCAGCTGGGCAATCCCGAACTCCTTACATTCAACCGGACAGTGTATGATTTCACGCGGGGGGAAACCACCCTGGTAACCATCATCACCGGCGGCAACCCCGATCTCAAAAGGGAAAAGCAGCGCGACATCAAACTCGCGGCCACATGGCAACTGCCCTTTCTCAATAATTCCAACCTGATCGTCGAATATTTCCGCAACCGTTCGGACGACGTCACCCAGTCCTTCCCCGTGCTCACACCCGCGATCGAAGCCGCGTTCCCCGGCCGGATCGTGCGGGATACGGACGGCAGGCTGGTGTCGATCGATCAGCGGCCCGTAACTTTCAGCGAAACCAGAAGCTCCCGCCTGCGATGGGGCTTCAACCTTTCCGGCACGATCGGGCAGGCGCAACCCACCGCGCAATCGCGCATCCTGGGCGATCGTCCGCCCTCTCCCGGAGCCGGTGGCCCACCCGCCGGCAGGCCGGGCGCCGGTGGAGGCCAGCCGGGAGGCTCCAGCGGTCCGGGTGGTCCGGGCGGCGGCCCGCGAGGCTTTGGCGGACCGGGCGGGCCCGGGGGCAGCGGCCAGGGCCGCTGGAACGTATCGCTGTATCATACCGTGCGCTTTTCCGAGAAAGTCGTGGTCGCCGAAACCGGGCCGATACTGGACCTGCTCGATGGAGATGCGCTGAGTTCGGGCGGGGTCGCCCGCCATGCGCTGGAGCTCGAAGGCGGCACCTTCTACAAGGGGTTCGGCCTGCGCCTGACCGGAAGCTGGACGGCGCCGACAAGGGTGCGGTCCAGCGGCGCGCCTGCCAGTTCCGACCTGCGCTTCGGCAGCGTGCTCATTCTCGATGCGAGGCTCTTCATCAATTTCGACCAGCAGGCGAAGGTGATCGAAAAGGCTCCGTTCCTGAAAGGCCTGCGGTTGAGCTTCGAATTTAACAATATCCTGGATTCCCGGCAGAAAGTCACCGATCCGAACGGCGAGGTGCCACTGAGCTATCAGGCGGATTATCGCGACCCGCGCGGCCGGTTCGTGGGGATCGATCTGCGAAAGATGTTCTGA
- a CDS encoding NADPH:quinone oxidoreductase family protein, giving the protein MRALLSTEAGGPETLAVGDIEEPVAGPGEVLVKVAGCAINFPDALIIRDLYQFKPQRPFAPGGEVSGTIEAVGEEVEGWEPGDRVAAITIYGGLREKTAIAASRLFPVPDGIDLASAAAMPMTYVTALYALRNRGELAAGDTLLVLGAAGGVGLAAVELGKYLGAQVIAAVSSEEKAQAAREAGADETVIYPSGPFDKDGSRALAAQFKDACGPDGAQVIIDNVGGDYSEPALRAIGWEGRFLVVGFPAGIARLPLNLTLLKSCDVRGVFLGAFLDRQSSAATAMTGELFDLWKAGRIKPKISATYPLERAGEAIAALADRKAVGKLLVRMDA; this is encoded by the coding sequence ATGAGGGCGCTCCTTTCCACAGAGGCGGGCGGACCCGAAACCCTTGCTGTCGGCGACATCGAAGAGCCGGTCGCCGGGCCGGGCGAGGTGCTCGTCAAGGTGGCTGGCTGCGCGATCAATTTTCCGGACGCCCTGATTATTCGCGACTTGTATCAGTTCAAGCCGCAGCGCCCCTTCGCCCCGGGCGGCGAAGTGTCCGGCACGATCGAGGCAGTGGGCGAAGAGGTTGAAGGGTGGGAGCCGGGGGACCGGGTGGCCGCCATCACGATTTACGGCGGTTTGCGGGAAAAGACGGCGATTGCCGCATCCCGGCTGTTCCCCGTTCCGGACGGCATCGACCTTGCCAGCGCCGCCGCCATGCCGATGACCTATGTCACCGCGCTTTATGCGCTGCGCAATCGGGGCGAGCTGGCGGCGGGAGACACGCTGCTGGTGCTGGGCGCGGCCGGCGGCGTCGGCCTCGCGGCGGTCGAGCTTGGCAAATATCTCGGCGCGCAGGTAATCGCGGCGGTTTCCAGCGAGGAGAAGGCGCAGGCAGCGCGCGAAGCGGGCGCCGACGAGACGGTGATCTATCCGAGCGGCCCGTTCGACAAGGACGGTTCCCGGGCACTTGCTGCCCAGTTCAAGGATGCCTGCGGCCCCGATGGCGCGCAGGTGATTATCGACAATGTCGGCGGCGACTATTCCGAACCGGCGCTGCGCGCCATCGGCTGGGAGGGCCGCTTCCTGGTAGTCGGGTTCCCGGCGGGAATCGCTCGCCTGCCGCTCAATCTCACCCTTCTCAAAAGCTGCGATGTGCGGGGTGTATTCCTGGGGGCGTTCCTCGACCGGCAATCCTCGGCGGCGACCGCCATGACCGGCGAATTGTTCGACCTGTGGAAGGCAGGCCGGATAAAGCCGAAGATCAGCGCCACTTACCCCCTGGAACGTGCGGGAGAGGCCATCGCGGCCCTTGCGGATCGCAAGGCCGTAGGCAAATTGCTTGTGAGAATGGACGCTTGA
- a CDS encoding NUDIX domain-containing protein — MTEPEEVDPATAIPAATVVIFRNARSGGLPELLMVTRSAAMAFAGGAAVFPGGRIDDADRELAASLGHGGDQDDLSARVAAIRETLEETGLVIGLDGIVDAAIAAQARALLLDKGELAPVLAHFGWKLAPQSLTPFARWRPNMKHARTFDTRFYLANLGTGEVDIAIDATENTRLFWISAQEALARADRGEMRVIYPTRRNLERLAQFRSFAEAQDHALAIPPDIIVPFLDRSGPTTLLCIPEDRGYPITAEPFETADRA; from the coding sequence ATGACCGAACCGGAAGAAGTCGATCCCGCCACTGCCATTCCCGCCGCCACGGTTGTGATATTCCGCAATGCCCGTTCCGGCGGCCTTCCCGAACTGCTGATGGTGACGCGCTCCGCCGCCATGGCCTTCGCCGGAGGCGCGGCGGTGTTTCCGGGCGGACGCATCGACGATGCGGATCGTGAGCTGGCCGCCAGCCTCGGCCATGGCGGGGATCAGGACGATTTATCGGCGCGGGTCGCGGCAATCCGCGAAACGCTGGAAGAAACCGGACTGGTCATCGGCCTCGACGGGATCGTGGATGCGGCCATCGCCGCCCAGGCCCGCGCCCTGCTGCTGGACAAGGGCGAGCTGGCCCCCGTTCTCGCCCATTTCGGCTGGAAGCTGGCGCCCCAAAGCCTGACGCCCTTCGCGCGCTGGCGGCCCAACATGAAACATGCGCGAACCTTCGATACGCGCTTCTATCTGGCCAATCTCGGCACGGGCGAGGTCGATATCGCCATCGACGCGACCGAGAACACCCGGCTGTTCTGGATCAGCGCGCAGGAAGCGCTCGCCAGGGCGGATCGCGGCGAGATGAGAGTGATCTACCCCACTCGCCGCAATCTGGAACGGCTGGCCCAATTCCGGAGCTTCGCCGAAGCGCAGGATCACGCGCTCGCCATCCCGCCGGACATCATCGTGCCCTTCCTCGACCGCAGCGGACCGACGACCTTGCTGTGCATTCCGGAAGATCGCGGCTATCCCATCACCGCCGAACCCTTCGAGACCGCGGACCGCGCCTGA
- a CDS encoding sterol desaturase family protein produces MSWALPLAIVLATILAMEWVAWASHKYIMHGFGWAWHRDHHEPHDRLLEKNDLYALVGAAMSISMFALGSPMLMGSGAWWPGTWIGLGILGYGIIYTLVHDGLVHQRYFRWVPRKGYARRLVQAHKLHHATVGKEGGVSFGFVFARDPAVLKAELQAQRQAGIAVLREAEAADF; encoded by the coding sequence ATGAGCTGGGCGCTTCCCCTTGCCATTGTGCTGGCCACGATCCTTGCGATGGAATGGGTCGCCTGGGCGAGCCACAAATATATCATGCACGGCTTCGGCTGGGCATGGCATCGCGATCATCATGAGCCGCATGACCGGCTGCTGGAGAAGAACGATCTCTATGCCCTGGTCGGCGCCGCGATGAGCATTTCGATGTTCGCGCTCGGCAGCCCGATGCTGATGGGTTCGGGCGCGTGGTGGCCCGGCACCTGGATCGGCCTCGGCATCCTGGGCTACGGCATAATCTACACGCTGGTGCATGACGGGCTGGTTCATCAGCGCTATTTCCGCTGGGTGCCCCGGAAAGGATACGCCAGGCGACTGGTGCAGGCGCACAAGCTGCACCACGCTACGGTGGGCAAGGAGGGCGGGGTCAGCTTCGGCTTCGTGTTCGCTCGCGATCCGGCGGTGCTCAAGGCGGAACTGCAGGCGCAGCGGCAGGCGGGTATCGCGGTGTTGCGGGAAGCCGAGGCCGCTGATTTCTAG
- a CDS encoding BolA family transcriptional regulator — protein sequence MAMAAVEIESLIKSALPDAEVTVTDLAGDGDHYAAHVVSSAFAGKSRVQQHKLVYAALGGRMGGALHALQLTTAAPN from the coding sequence ATGGCGATGGCCGCTGTCGAAATCGAGAGCCTGATCAAGTCGGCCCTTCCCGACGCGGAAGTGACCGTGACCGATCTTGCCGGAGACGGGGATCATTACGCCGCCCATGTCGTGTCCTCGGCCTTCGCCGGCAAAAGCCGGGTTCAGCAGCACAAGCTCGTCTATGCTGCGCTGGGCGGGCGGATGGGCGGCGCGCTCCACGCCTTGCAACTGACCACCGCCGCACCCAACTGA
- the grxD gene encoding Grx4 family monothiol glutaredoxin: MSDINARIDEIVQQNDVVLFMKGTPLFPQCGFSSRAVAILDHCGVAYESVDVLQDMEIRQGIKGYSDWPTIPQLYVKGEFIGGSDIMMEMYEAGELQQLMREKQVAPSA, from the coding sequence ATGTCCGACATCAACGCACGCATCGACGAAATCGTCCAGCAGAACGACGTGGTCCTCTTCATGAAGGGCACACCGCTCTTTCCCCAATGCGGTTTCTCGAGCCGCGCCGTGGCGATCCTGGATCATTGCGGGGTGGCCTATGAAAGCGTCGATGTGCTTCAGGACATGGAGATTCGCCAGGGCATCAAGGGTTATTCGGACTGGCCGACCATTCCCCAGCTCTATGTGAAGGGCGAATTCATCGGTGGCAGCGACATCATGATGGAGATGTACGAGGCCGGCGAACTCCAGCAATTGATGCGGGAAAAGCAGGTGGCACCGTCCGCCTGA
- the leuC gene encoding 3-isopropylmalate dehydratase large subunit, translating into MASKPRTLYEKIWDAHVVERRDDGTCLIFIDRHLVHEVTSPQAFEALRLAGRKVRRPDLTLAVPDHNLPTTARLDPAGNRLPIADKESAQQLAALERNAPEFGIRYIGATDLEQGIVHVVGPEQGFSLPGATIVCGDSHTAAHGGVGALAFGIGTSEVEHVLATQTLLLKQSKNMEVRVEGELGPGVTSKDLILHIIGVIGTAGGTGYVIEYRGKVFEEMSVESRLTVCNMSIEGGARAGLVAPDEKTFAYLKGRSLAPRGEDWEKAVAWWKTLRTDDGARFDKSVTINAADIEPTVTWGTSPEDVAPIGGMVPAPESFPDASKQEAARASLAYMGLEPGQKLSEVEVQNIFIGSCTNSRIEDLRAAAEVIKGRRKADNVKWAIVVPGSGLVKAQAEAEGLDKIFIEAGLEWREPGCSACLGMNPDKVPPGERCASTSNRNFVGRQGPGARTHLVSPAMAAAAAVTGHLTDVRELLREAEAA; encoded by the coding sequence ATGGCCAGTAAACCGCGCACACTCTATGAGAAGATCTGGGATGCCCATGTCGTGGAACGCCGCGATGACGGCACCTGCCTGATCTTCATTGACCGCCATCTCGTTCACGAAGTCACCAGCCCCCAGGCGTTCGAGGCGCTTCGCCTTGCCGGGCGCAAGGTCCGCCGCCCCGACCTGACCCTGGCGGTGCCCGATCACAATCTGCCCACAACGGCCCGACTCGATCCGGCCGGCAACCGCCTGCCCATCGCCGACAAGGAAAGCGCCCAGCAGCTCGCCGCGCTGGAGCGGAACGCGCCCGAATTCGGCATCCGCTATATCGGCGCGACGGACCTCGAGCAGGGGATCGTCCATGTGGTCGGCCCCGAACAGGGGTTCTCCCTGCCCGGCGCCACCATCGTTTGCGGCGACAGCCATACCGCGGCCCATGGCGGCGTCGGCGCGCTGGCATTCGGCATCGGCACGTCCGAGGTCGAGCATGTGCTGGCCACCCAGACCCTGCTGCTCAAGCAATCGAAGAACATGGAAGTGCGCGTCGAGGGCGAACTCGGCCCGGGCGTCACCTCCAAGGATCTCATCCTCCACATCATCGGCGTGATCGGCACAGCCGGGGGCACCGGCTATGTGATCGAATACCGGGGCAAGGTGTTCGAGGAGATGAGCGTCGAATCCCGCCTCACCGTCTGCAACATGTCGATCGAAGGCGGCGCCCGCGCCGGGCTGGTCGCGCCGGACGAGAAGACCTTCGCCTATCTGAAGGGCCGTTCGCTGGCCCCCAGGGGCGAGGATTGGGAAAAGGCCGTCGCCTGGTGGAAAACCCTGCGGACGGACGATGGCGCCCGTTTCGACAAGAGCGTGACGATCAACGCGGCCGATATAGAGCCTACCGTCACCTGGGGCACCTCACCCGAGGATGTGGCGCCGATCGGCGGCATGGTTCCTGCTCCGGAGAGCTTCCCCGACGCATCCAAGCAGGAAGCGGCGCGGGCCAGCCTTGCCTATATGGGCCTTGAGCCGGGCCAGAAGCTGTCCGAAGTCGAAGTACAGAACATTTTCATCGGCAGTTGCACCAACAGCCGGATCGAGGATCTGCGCGCCGCCGCCGAAGTGATCAAGGGCCGCCGCAAGGCGGACAATGTCAAATGGGCGATCGTGGTTCCCGGGTCCGGCCTGGTGAAGGCCCAGGCCGAAGCGGAAGGCCTCGACAAGATCTTCATAGAGGCCGGGCTGGAATGGCGCGAACCAGGCTGTTCGGCCTGTCTCGGCATGAACCCGGACAAGGTTCCCCCCGGCGAGCGCTGCGCCTCGACCAGCAATCGCAATTTCGTCGGCCGCCAGGGCCCCGGCGCGCGCACCCATCTCGTTTCGCCTGCGATGGCCGCCGCGGCGGCGGTGACCGGCCATCTGACCGACGTGCGGGAATTGTTGCGCGAAGCGGAGGCCGCCTAG
- the leuD gene encoding 3-isopropylmalate dehydratase small subunit, translating into MEPLRKVEGRAIPFGRKNVDTDVIIPARWLKTISREGLGVGAFETVREDPDNIFDQSEFKSAPILIAGDNFGCGSSREHAAWALLDMGITSVIAPSFSDIFSGNAFKNGILTVVLPQEQVDRLLEVARTDPITVDLETQTVTTPFQDRFKFEIDPFRKHCLLEGLDEVGLTLTQDAAISAYESRHQREMPWFAKGTAVEA; encoded by the coding sequence ATGGAACCTCTCCGCAAGGTCGAGGGCCGCGCGATTCCGTTCGGCCGCAAGAATGTCGACACCGACGTCATCATCCCGGCGCGCTGGCTGAAGACCATCAGCCGCGAAGGGTTGGGCGTGGGCGCATTCGAGACGGTTCGGGAAGATCCGGACAATATCTTCGACCAGTCCGAGTTCAAGAGTGCGCCGATCCTCATCGCCGGGGACAATTTCGGCTGCGGGTCGAGCCGGGAGCACGCCGCATGGGCGCTGCTGGACATGGGCATCACCTCGGTGATCGCGCCGTCCTTCTCGGACATCTTTTCCGGCAACGCCTTCAAGAACGGCATACTCACGGTCGTGCTGCCGCAGGAACAGGTCGATCGGCTGCTGGAAGTCGCCAGGACCGATCCGATCACGGTCGATCTCGAAACGCAGACCGTCACCACTCCCTTCCAGGATCGGTTCAAGTTCGAGATAGATCCCTTCCGCAAGCATTGCCTGCTGGAAGGGCTGGATGAAGTCGGCCTGACCCTGACCCAGGATGCCGCGATCTCGGCCTATGAAAGCCGCCATCAGCGGGAAATGCCCTGGTTTGCCAAGGGCACGGCCGTCGAGGCATGA